From Oceanipulchritudo coccoides, the proteins below share one genomic window:
- the accD gene encoding acetyl-CoA carboxylase, carboxyltransferase subunit beta, which produces MPFFSKPTYSTISPVKKKDIPKDLYTRCPKSGELVYTKELEKNLMVVPKSGFHFPLDAATRIESLIDEGTWKEFDDELESKDLLKFKDTKAYADRLKTYKKKTGLNDAIVCGLGEMGGIPVSLSVMDFRFGGASMGSVVGEKIARAVERAIEESCPVIIVAASGGARMQEGIYSLMQMAKTSAALARLKQAGLPFISVLTNPTTGGVTASFATLGDLILAEPEALICFAGPRVIKEGTNEELPAGFQRTEFLLDRGLIDQIVPRGEMRERLIYFLSVLFLRKEIPSEEEAS; this is translated from the coding sequence ATGCCTTTCTTTTCAAAACCGACATACTCGACCATTTCACCGGTCAAGAAGAAGGATATTCCCAAGGACCTGTATACCCGTTGTCCGAAATCCGGCGAGCTGGTATACACCAAGGAGCTTGAAAAAAACTTGATGGTGGTGCCGAAGAGTGGATTTCATTTTCCATTGGACGCTGCTACCCGCATTGAGTCGTTGATCGACGAGGGAACCTGGAAAGAGTTCGATGACGAGCTGGAGTCCAAGGATCTCCTCAAATTCAAGGATACCAAGGCCTACGCTGACCGGTTGAAGACCTACAAGAAAAAGACCGGGCTGAATGATGCCATTGTCTGTGGTCTCGGAGAAATGGGCGGTATTCCGGTGAGCCTTTCGGTCATGGATTTTCGTTTTGGAGGGGCCTCGATGGGATCTGTCGTGGGCGAGAAAATTGCCCGTGCGGTGGAACGCGCAATCGAGGAATCCTGCCCTGTGATAATTGTTGCCGCCTCGGGTGGTGCCCGGATGCAGGAAGGCATTTACAGTCTCATGCAAATGGCCAAGACCAGTGCTGCGTTGGCGCGGCTCAAACAAGCTGGTTTGCCCTTTATCTCGGTCTTGACCAATCCCACAACGGGCGGGGTGACTGCCAGTTTCGCGACCCTCGGAGATCTCATCCTGGCCGAGCCGGAAGCCTTGATCTGCTTTGCCGGACCGCGTGTCATCAAGGAGGGAACCAATGAGGAACTGCCAGCCGGATTTCAGCGCACGGAATTTCTTTTGGATCGCGGCCTGATCGACCAGATCGTCCCCCGCGGGGAAATGCGGGAACGGCTCATCTATTTCCTGAGCGTGCTCTTTCTTAGAAAAGAGATTCCTTCAGAAGAAGAGGCTTCCTAA
- a CDS encoding bifunctional folylpolyglutamate synthase/dihydrofolate synthase, with protein sequence MNQTLDSYEAVRSYLYGLKHRGALYGIDRMREFVAHLGHPELAYPVIHVAGTNGKGSTCAMLESIFRTAGYKTGLFTSPHLVHQGERVQVDRHMLTREDIVAYTRRLKPIAEAVEQAHPDHHPTFFEFMTGMAFLRFAEAAVDVGIIETGLGGRLDATNVVQPELSVITSISLDHTDILGDTIEAIASEKAGIIKPGKPVVMGLLPVEAEQVIEQVARDRGAPLHKVSEAFGADEGQFPLTGLPGDYQRHNAATATLAARILGDSFKLSEAQIREGLLRVNWAGRWERHNLKDRAIILDATHNPEGALHLEKNLQQLVRKTGKKPVILAGTLGLPRARALMPVVARYAREIHLLVPKQPRACSLEELRASLPSTFEGKVFESAVHELFPAPGTCAAGNPAETLVATGSIYLIGEIMEALYHEVPVGEQSLQD encoded by the coding sequence ATGAACCAGACGCTGGATTCTTACGAGGCGGTTCGTTCCTACCTGTATGGCTTGAAGCATCGGGGCGCCCTGTACGGAATTGACCGGATGCGGGAATTTGTTGCCCATTTGGGCCATCCGGAGCTGGCCTATCCGGTGATTCATGTCGCCGGGACCAACGGAAAAGGCTCTACCTGCGCCATGCTCGAATCCATTTTCCGGACGGCGGGTTACAAAACCGGACTTTTCACCTCTCCACATCTGGTGCATCAGGGCGAGCGAGTGCAGGTCGACCGCCATATGCTGACCCGGGAGGACATCGTCGCCTATACCCGACGCCTGAAGCCCATTGCCGAGGCCGTTGAGCAAGCCCATCCGGATCACCATCCGACCTTTTTCGAATTCATGACCGGAATGGCCTTTCTTCGCTTTGCCGAGGCCGCGGTCGATGTTGGGATTATTGAAACGGGCTTGGGTGGACGCCTCGATGCCACCAATGTCGTCCAGCCTGAGCTGTCTGTCATCACCTCGATCAGCTTGGATCATACGGATATCCTCGGAGACACGATTGAGGCCATTGCCTCCGAGAAAGCCGGGATTATCAAGCCCGGAAAACCGGTTGTGATGGGCTTGCTTCCAGTTGAGGCAGAACAAGTTATCGAACAAGTCGCCCGTGATCGAGGCGCGCCGCTGCACAAAGTCTCCGAGGCCTTTGGGGCGGATGAAGGCCAGTTTCCCCTGACCGGCTTGCCCGGGGATTATCAGCGTCACAATGCCGCAACGGCTACACTTGCTGCACGTATCCTTGGTGATTCCTTCAAACTTTCCGAGGCTCAGATCCGGGAAGGCCTCCTCAGGGTGAACTGGGCCGGACGCTGGGAGCGGCACAATCTCAAGGACCGGGCGATTATTTTGGATGCAACCCATAATCCCGAGGGTGCCCTCCATTTGGAGAAGAACCTGCAGCAGTTGGTCCGTAAAACTGGCAAAAAACCTGTCATCCTCGCCGGTACCCTTGGGCTTCCACGTGCCCGGGCCCTCATGCCGGTGGTTGCCCGGTATGCCCGGGAAATCCATCTCCTTGTCCCCAAACAACCGCGCGCCTGCAGCTTGGAAGAGCTGCGGGCCTCCCTCCCTTCAACATTTGAAGGAAAGGTCTTTGAAAGCGCTGTTCACGAGCTTTTCCCCGCCCCGGGAACCTGCGCTGCCGGTAACCCCGCAGAGACACTTGTCGCCACAGGGTCCATTTACCTCATCGGGGAAATAATGGAAGCCCTCTATCACGAGGTACCGGTCGGGGAGCAATCGCTGCAGGATTGA
- a CDS encoding AbrB/MazE/SpoVT family DNA-binding domain-containing protein, whose amino-acid sequence MSKKVKIGKRGIITLPAELRKKYGLQEEDDLIVEETGEGLLLRPTVNLPIEIFTEERIAEFMEDDEELGRVLDRIKAAREESP is encoded by the coding sequence ATGAGTAAGAAAGTGAAAATCGGCAAGCGGGGCATCATCACCTTACCCGCGGAGTTGCGCAAAAAGTATGGGCTTCAGGAAGAGGACGATCTTATTGTTGAGGAAACAGGCGAAGGCCTCCTTTTGCGACCAACAGTAAACCTCCCAATTGAGATCTTTACGGAGGAACGCATTGCTGAATTTATGGAGGACGATGAGGAACTGGGAAGGGTGCTTGACCGAATAAAGGCAGCAAGAGAGGAGTCTCCCTGA
- a CDS encoding PEP-CTERM sorting domain-containing protein (PEP-CTERM proteins occur, often in large numbers, in the proteomes of bacteria that also encode an exosortase, a predicted intramembrane cysteine proteinase. The presence of a PEP-CTERM domain at a protein's C-terminus predicts cleavage within the sorting domain, followed by covalent anchoring to some some component of the (usually Gram-negative) cell surface. Many PEP-CTERM proteins exhibit an unusual sequence composition that includes large numbers of potential glycosylation sites. Expression of one such protein has been shown restore the ability of a bacterium to form floc, a type of biofilm.) — protein sequence MKSLANPLLVLVFIAPMAFSQVTLNLNTYVQTGAREATLSGATTSGASLLYLDNSVSGRNDTALVAPLNSGSLTSFTQVGDTMTYSFRLSGITATNNNTTPLYRVGFDFGSTAALRYETSTGTQDQLRFGSNTDGNPFASGTTTDFTTDNWTSFALQSLRFDDGNEIDATVSLELVGTGSYEMTVTYVNPADSNITTSLSHTFTGVNGNQVVSVFHATNSSGMVDGDAYTISNASLEFTAVPEPSTYALLSGMLALGAILMRRRFHRG from the coding sequence ATGAAATCCCTCGCCAATCCTCTCCTTGTTTTGGTTTTTATCGCGCCGATGGCCTTCTCGCAAGTTACCCTCAACTTGAATACTTATGTGCAGACAGGTGCCCGGGAAGCCACTTTATCTGGGGCCACAACCTCCGGAGCGTCGCTTCTATACCTGGACAATTCAGTCTCCGGCCGTAATGACACCGCCTTGGTAGCGCCGCTCAACAGTGGTAGCCTGACATCCTTCACCCAGGTTGGCGACACGATGACCTACAGTTTCAGGCTGAGCGGTATCACCGCAACGAACAATAACACCACGCCACTCTACCGGGTGGGCTTTGACTTCGGCAGCACGGCGGCCTTGCGCTACGAGACCAGCACAGGTACTCAGGATCAATTGAGATTTGGCTCTAATACCGACGGAAATCCGTTTGCTTCAGGAACCACAACTGACTTTACCACTGACAACTGGACAAGCTTTGCTTTGCAGAGTTTGCGTTTCGATGACGGCAATGAAATTGATGCGACGGTCTCGTTGGAGCTCGTAGGAACCGGAAGCTATGAGATGACTGTCACCTACGTCAACCCAGCCGATTCAAACATAACGACGTCCCTTAGCCACACCTTTACCGGTGTGAACGGCAATCAGGTGGTGAGCGTCTTCCACGCGACGAACAGTTCGGGCATGGTGGACGGCGACGCCTACACAATCAGCAACGCCTCCCTGGAATTCACCGCGGTTCCCGAGCCATCGACCTACGCCCTGTTGAGCGGCATGCTGGCACTAGGGGCAATCCTCATGCGCCGCCGCTTCCATCGCGGGTAA